The proteins below are encoded in one region of Hordeum vulgare subsp. vulgare chromosome 3H, MorexV3_pseudomolecules_assembly, whole genome shotgun sequence:
- the LOC123443398 gene encoding syntaxin-22-like, whose product MSFQDLEAGNGVRGTPRRNGRAAGAGAGASQAVASGVFQINTAVATFQRLVNTLGTPKDTPDLRDRIHKTRAHITQLVKDTSEKLKQASEADHRLEASATKKIADAKLAKDFQAVLKEFQKAQRLAVEREAAYAPFITQAGLPQSYNSTEMNNGADKLAEQRTQLLESRRQELVFLDNEIVFNEAIIEERDQGIQEIQYQITEVNEIFKDLAVLVHDQGAMIDDIENHLDNSVAATAQAKGQLSKAAKTQKSNSSLICLLMVIFGVVLLIVIIVLAA is encoded by the exons ATGAGCTTCCAGGACCTGGAGGCCGGGAACGGCGTCCGCGGGACGCCGCGGAGGAACGGCCGGGCGGCGGGGGCCGGCGCCGGCGCCTCGCAGGCCGTCGCGTCGGGCGTCTTCCAGATCAACACGGCGGTCGCCACCTTCCAGCGCCTCGTCAACACGCTCGGCACGCCCAAGGACACGCCCGACCTCCGCGACAGGAT ACACAAAACACGAGCACACATAACACAACTTGTGAAGGATACATCGGAGAAGCTTAAGCAAGCTAGTGAGGCGGATCATCGTCTTGAAGCCAGT GCTACCAAAAAGATTGCTGATGCGAAGCTAGCAAAGGATTTCCAAGCAGTCCTAAAAGAGTTTCAGAAAGCTCAGCGATTAGCGGTAGAGAGAGAAGCTGCATATGCACCTTTTATTACTCAAGCAGGTCTACCACAGAG CTATAATTCAACCGAGATGAATAACGGTGCTGATAAGTTGGCTGAGCAGCGCACACAGCTTCTAGAATCAAGAAG ACAAGAGTTAGTCTTCTTGGATAATGAGATTGTGTTCAACGAGGCCATCATCGAGGAAAGGGACCAGGGAATACAAGAGATTCAATACCAAATCACTGAAGTAAACGAGATCTTCAAAGATCTTGCTGTGCTAGTCCATGATCAAGGAGCAATGATCG ATGACATTGAGAATCATCTCGACAATTCTGTTGCTGCGACTGCACAAGCAAAAGGCCAGCTTTCAAAAGCTGCTAAAACCCAAAAGTCTAACTCTTCTCTG ATATGCCTGTTGATGGTTATTTTCGGGGTGGTGCTGCTCATAGTGATAATAGTCCTTGCAGCCTAG